A stretch of Prunus dulcis chromosome 6, ALMONDv2, whole genome shotgun sequence DNA encodes these proteins:
- the LOC117629886 gene encoding GDT1-like protein 3 yields MGFRSIPRTFAYALALIVLLIFTVSAQESGVEAERGDSGGSKDLGRRSKINLGFLEVNALGRKNEVDAVALGLNVDSGLGIFDAFIASLSMILVSEIGDETFIIAALMAMRHPRSIVLSGALTALVIMTVLSTGLGRIVPNLISRKHTNSAATVLYLFFGLRLLYIAWRSDPKSSQKKEMEEVEEKLESGQGKTTFRRFFSRFCTPIFLESFILTFLAEWGDRSQIATIALATHKNALGVAVGATLGHTICTSVAVVGGSMLASKISQRTVATVGGLLFLCFSVSSYFYPPL; encoded by the exons ATGGGTTTTCGCTCAATTCCTAGAACATTTGCGTATGCTCTCGCCCTCATTGTGCTACTCATCTTTACCGTTTCTGCTCAg GAGTCTGGGGTTGAAGCTGAGAGGGGAGACTCTGGTGGATCCAAAGATCTCGGCCGTCGTAGCAAG ATTAATTTGGGCTTTCTTGAAGTTAATGCTCTTGGACGCAAGAATGAGGTTGATGCAGTTGCTCTCGGTCTCAATGTGGACTCCGGTCTTGGAATTTTCGATGCCTTTATAGCAAGCTTGTCAATGATTCTAGTCAGTGAG ATCGGAGATGAAACATTTATAATAGCAGCTCTTATGGCAATGCGTCACCCCAGGTCAATTGTCCTATCTGGTGCACTCACTGCCTTGGTTATAATGACG GTACTTTCCACTGGACTTGGTAGGATTGTGCCAAACTTGATATCAAGGAAGCATACAAATAGTGCAGCTACAg ttctttatttattttttgggctgCGTTTACTTTACATTGCTTGGAGATCAGATCCAAAATCGTCccagaagaaagaaatggaagaa GTAGAAGAGAAACTTGAGTCTGGACAGGGGAAGACAACCTTCCGCCGTTTCTTTTCCAGGTTTTGTACACCAATCTTTTTGGAG TCATTCATTCTAACGTTTTTAGCTGAGTGGGGAGATCGTAGCCAAATAGCGACAATTGCT CTTGCAACCCACAAGAATGCACTCGGAGTAGCGGTAGGTGCGACACTAGGGCACACCATCTGCACGTCTGTGGCTGTGGTGGGAGGGAGCATGCTGGCATCCAAAATCTCCCAACGCACTGTTGCTACAGTTGGAGGCTTGCTCTTTCTATGCTTCTCCGTATCATCGTATTTTTATCCTCCTCTATAA
- the LOC117629884 gene encoding putative pentatricopeptide repeat-containing protein At3g23330 — protein MRWTCLNTKYISSSSVLKPTYVTNTNNHFEFQRFQHYGWYQSRAVGDLPNESLPDTLHAKSVKNGSLDNLDVRNYVTSLYVKSNKLDYAHKLFGESPDRDVRSWTILISGFARIGYCRMVLELFKQMQIERVCPNQFTLSSVLKSCSSLSDFRMGKGIHGWILSNGIDLDVVLENSILDVYVKCGAFDYAEKFFETMKERDTVTWNVMMGAYMYIGDMEKALDLFRRLPFKDVASWNTIIYGLMRNGHETYALELLSEMVEIGPPFDKVTFSVALVLASSLYVLELGRQIHGRVLRFGIQNDGFLRTSLIDMYSKCGKMEKASLIFKTLPLRTNSKFTCHETKTEVVSWSSMVSGYVRNGEYEYALLTFCSMVREQIMVDRFSLTSIVSACANVGILLLGQHIHAHIQKIGYKTDVHLGSSYIDMYAKCGSLNDAWMIFKQTVDLNVVLWTSMISALALHGQGKEAVRLFEFMIQEGIKPNEVSFVVVLNACSHAGLLEEGCKYFSLMKEVYGIKPGAEHFTCMVDLYGRAGRLDEIKEFIHKNGISQLSSVWKSFLSSCRLHKNFELGKWVSERLLQLEPFDEGSYVLLSNMCAANHRWEEAAGMRRLMQKRGINKVAGQSWIQQKNQVHSFVMGDRSHPHSREIYSYLDELIGRLKEIGYSLDVKMVMQDVEEEQGEVLLGYHSEKLAIAYGIMSTTSGIPIRIMKNLRVCTDCHNFIKYTSQLLDREIIVRDLHRFHHFKHGLCSCGDYW, from the coding sequence ATGAGATGGACTTGTCTCAACACCAAATACATCAGCTCTAGTTCAGTTTTGAAGCCCACTTATGTTACAAACACCAACAACCATTTTGAGTTTCAGAGATTCCAACACTATGGGTGGTACCAATCTCGTGCGGTGGGTGATTTGCCAAACGAATCACTGCCTGATACCCTTCACGCCAAATCGGTCAAGAATGGTTCTTTGGACAATTTGGATGTCAGGAATTATGTCACCAGCTTGTATGTGAAATCTAATAAGTTGGACTATGCACACAAGCTGTTTGGCGAAAGCCCTGACAGGGATGTCCGGTCCTGGACCATACTCATATCCGGGTTTGCTCGAATTGGCTATTGTAGAATGGTGTTGGAACTTTTTAAACAGATGCAAATTGAGCGTGTTTGTCCGAACCAATTTACACTATCTAGTGTTTTAAAGAGTTGTTCTAGTTTAAGCGATTTTCGGATGGGTAAGGGGATTCATGGATGGATTTTAAGCAATGGGATTGACTTGGATGTGGTATTAGAGAACTCTATCCTTGATGTTTATGTAAAATGTGGCGCCTTTGATTATGCAGAAAAGTTTTTTGAAACtatgaaagagagagacacagTTACTTGGAATGTAATGATGggtgcatatatgtatattggGGATATGGAGAAGGCTCTTGATTTGTTCAGAAGACTGCCCTTCAAAGATGTTGCTAGTTGGAATACAATCATATATGGGCTAATGCGAAATGGGCATGAAACATATGCATTGGAGCTACTTTCTGAGATGGTGGAAATTGGACCTCCATTTGACAAAGTCACTTTCTCAGTAGCTCTGGTTTTGGCTTCATCTTTATATGTTCTTGAACTGGGGAGACAAATTCATGGCCGCGTTCTAAGGTTTGGTATTCAAAATGATGGATTTCTTCGGACTTCAttaatagatatgtattccaAATGTGGGAAAATGGAAAAGGCGTCACTCATATTCAAAACATTGCCTTTGAGAACAAATTCTAAGTTTACTTGTCATGAGACAAAGACAGAAGTTGTATCATGGAGTTCAATGGTTTCTGGGTATGTTCGTAATGGTGAGTACGAATATGCTTTGCTAACTTTTTGTTCTATGGTTCGTGAACAGATTATGGTGGATAGATTCTCTTTGACAAGTATTGTTTCTGCGTGTGCTAACGTTGGGATTTTGCTTCTTGGTCAACACATCCATGCACACATTCAGAAAATTGGGTACAAAACAGATGTTCACTTGGGTTCCTCATACATTGATATGTATGCTAAATGCGGGAGCCTAAATGATGCTTGGATGATTTTTAAACAGACTGTTGATCTTAATGTTGTGCTGTGGACTTCAATGATTTCCGCTTTAGCTTTACATGGGCAAGGGAAGGAGGCTGTTCGGCTTTTTGAATTCATGATACAAGAGGGAATTAAGCCGAATGAGGTTTCTTTCGTGGTGGTTTTAAATGCATGTAGCCATGCCGGGCTTCTTGAAGAAGGCTGCAAATATTTCAGCTTGATGAAAGAAGTTTATGGCATCAAGCCCGGAGCTGAGCACTTCACTTGTATGGTTGATCTTTATGGCCGAGCAGGTCGATTGGATGAGATTAAAGAGTTCATTCATAAGAATGGTATCTCTCAGTTGAGTTCAGTATGGAAGTCATTTCTATCTTCTTGCCGACTTCACAAAAATTTCGAGCTGGGAAAGTGGGTTTCTGAAAGACTACTTCAACTCGAACCGTTTGATGAGGGATCTTATGTTTTGTTGTCGAACATGTGTGCTGCGAATCATAGATGGGAAGAAGCGGCTGGTATGAGAAGATTGATGCAAAAAAGAGGAATTAACAAAGTGGCTGGTCAATCTTGGATCCAACAGAAGAATCAAGTCCACTCTTTCGTCATGGGTGATAGGTCCCATCCACATTCCAGAGAGATATATTCGTATTTGGATGAGCTGATCGGAAGACTGAAGGAAATTGGGTATTCATTAGACGTGAAAATGGTGATGCAGGACGttgaagaagaacaaggagaAGTACTTCTTGGTTATCACAGCGAAAAGCTTGCAATTGCCTACGGCATCATGAGCACAACTTCTGGGATACCAATTCGGATAATGAAGAACCTGAGAGTGTGTACTGATTGTCATAACTTTATTAAATATACTTCTCAGCTTTTAGATAGGGAAATAATTGTGAGAGATCTTCATCGGTTCCATCATTTTAAACATGGTCTGTGTTCCTGTGGAGATTACTGGTAA
- the LOC117629889 gene encoding CRIB domain-containing protein RIC4 — translation MRERMERLVLLPFTFGCVSESSVAVGAQPPRRSKSDTIPSPIRTKEVGDEEEEEDSLSGESTKNSFRSLSLPKPNISTSGIHRLFKGFKNFSQIFVYKDDDMEEIMEMDMEIGGPTDVKHVTHIGWDGSASAASATTDPIRGWDNLISPDLLSVSPVSWSQFELSMPSQADVAVPLVNGSSS, via the exons atgagagaaCGAATGGAAAGACTGGTTCTTCTTCCTTTCACATTTGGTTGTGTTTCCGAGTCTAGCGTTGCTGTTGGTGCACAGCCGCCCAGAAGATCAAAATCAGACACAATTCCATCTCCAATAA GAACTAAAGAAGTaggagatgaagaagaggaagaagatagCTTATCAGGTGAAAGCACGAAGAACTCATTTAGATCCTTGTCCCTTCCAAAACCAAACATATCTACCAGTGGTATTCACAGGCTCTTCAAGGGTTTCAAGAATTTCTCTCAGATATTTG TGTACAAGGATGATGATATGGAAGAAATAATGGAAATGGATATGGAAATAGGGGGTCCCACAGATGTGAAGCATGTGACACACATAGGCTGGGATGGTTCTGCTTCTGCTGCATCTGCAACGACTGACCCCATTAGGGGATGGGATAATCTCATATCTCCTGATCTGCTCTCTGTTTCCCCTGTTTCTTGGAGCCAATTTGAGCTCTCTATGCCTTCCCAAGCTGATGTTGCAGTTCCTCTTGTTAACGGCTCTTCCTCTTAA
- the LOC117629888 gene encoding photosystem I reaction center subunit XI, chloroplastic, which yields MASASPMASQLKSNFTSPITRAALVSPKGLSASPLSLLPSKRLSSFTIKAVQSDKPTFQVIQPINGDPFIGSLETPVTSSPLIAWYLSNLPAYRTAVSPLLRGIEVGLAHGFLLVGPFVKAGPLRNTPYAGGAGSLAAAGLVVILSLCLTIYGISSFKEGDPSTAPALTLTGRKKEPDQLQTAEGWAKFTGGFFFGGISGVTWAYFLLYVVNLPYYFK from the exons ATGGCCTCTGCTTCACCAATGGCCAGCCAGCTCAAATCCAACTTCACCTCCCCAATCACTAGAGCTGCTTTGGTTTCACCCAAAGGCCTCTCTGCCTCTCCCCTAAGCCTCTTGCCTTCTAAAAGACTCTCTTCCTTCACCATCAAGGCCGTCCAATCTGACAAG CCAACTTTCCAAGTGATTCAGCCCATCAATGGTGATCCCTTCATTGGAAGCCTGGAGACTCCAGTGACATCTAGCCCATTGATTGCCTGGTACTTGTCCAACCTCCCAGCCTACAGGACTGCTGTGAGCCCACTTCTCAGGGGTATTGAGGTGGGCTTGGCTCATGGGTTCTTGCTGGTGGGCCCATTCGTCAAGGCTGGTCCATTGAGGAACACACCCTATGCTGGGGGAGCTGGCTCCTTGGCTGCTGCGGGTCTTGTGGTCATATTGAGCCTTTGCTTGACAATCTATGGAATTTCATCCTTCAAGGAAGGAGACCCATCCACAGCTCCTGCTTTGACCCTAACTGGCCGGAAAAAGGAGCCCGACCAGCTTCAAACCGCCGAGGGATGGGCCAAATTCACCGGCGGCTTCTTCTTCGGAGGCATTTCAGGTGTTACTTGGGCCTACTTCCTCCTCTATGTTGTAAACCTTCCTTACTACTTCAAGTAG
- the LOC117629887 gene encoding tyrosine-protein phosphatase DSP3: MSAYTPLPKERGTKRGMDEQKKRNMNNDHDDVLEPPTNFSMVEDGIFRSGFPQPSNFPFLQSLNLRSIIYLCPEPYPEENLEFLCSQNIQLLQFGIEGKTEPSVSILKDTILEALKVLIDVRNHPVLIHCKRGKHRTGCLVGCLRKFQNWCLSSVFEEYQRFAGVKSRATDLRFLEGFDTLLLRQCLYSIIYQYQGYGSNKRRLLYREDNLQKPQTMKV, from the exons ATGTCTGCATATACCCCACTACCAAAAGAGAGAGGAACAAAGAGAGGGATGGACGAACAGAAAAAGCGCAATATGAACAACGACCACGACGACGTTTTGGAGCCTCCGACCAATTTCTCCATGGTCGAGGACGGCATTTTCAGATCTGGTTTCCCGcaaccatccaattttccttTCCTCCAATCCCTTAATCTCCGATCCATCAT ATATTTGTGTCCTGAGCCTTACCCAGAGGAGAATTTGGAGTTTCTTTGCTCTCAGAATATTCAGCTCCTCCAATTTGGAATTGAGGGGAAGACG GAGCCTTCTGTATCTATTCTTAAGGATACCATCTTGGAGGCTCTGAAAGTCTTGATTG ATGTGAGAAATCATCCAGTTTTAATCCATTGCAAGCGTGGAAAG CATCGGACGGGCTGCCTTGTTGGTTGCCTACGAAAATTTCAGAATTGGTGTTTGTCTTCTGTGTTTGAGGAGTACCAGCGATTTGCTGGCGTGAAGTCTAGGGCAACAGATTTGAGGTTTTTAGAAGGATTTGACACATTGCTCCTGAGGCAGTGCCTTTACAGCATTATCTACCAGTATCAAGGTTATGGTTCCAACAAGAGGCGGTTGTTATACAGAGAAGACAATTTACAGAAGCCGCAAACCATGAAAGTTTAA
- the LOC117629890 gene encoding protein METHYLENE BLUE SENSITIVITY 1 — MTGKAKPKKHTAKEIAAKIDAATTNRGGGKAGIADRTGKEKGGHAKMECPHCKITAPDVKSMQIHHEARHPKIPFEEEKIVNRHASTSTSTSTSTQVAEPSKDANKPRPGVRGSLKK; from the coding sequence ATGACAGGCAAAGCCAAGCCGAAGAAGCACACAGCCAAGGAGATCGCGGCCAAGATCGACGCCGCGACCACCAACCGCGGCGGCGGCAAAGCCGGAATCGCTGACCGGACCGGAAAAGAGAAGGGAGGGCACGCCAAGATGGAGTGCCCGCACTGCAAGATTACGGCACCGGACGTGAAGTCGATGCAGATTCACCATGAAGCTCGACATCCAAAGATCCCTTTTGAGGAGGAGAAGATTGTGAATCGCCATGCCAGCACCAGCACCAGCACCAGCACCAGCACCCAAGTCGCAGAACCCTCCAAGGACGCTAACAAGCCACGACCTGGCGTTCGCGGCAGTCTCAAGAAGTGA